A segment of the Candidatus Methylomirabilota bacterium genome:
GGCGGGGTGCGGGTGGCGGCGGCGGACGTGGATGGGGACGGCCGTGCGGACATCGTGACCGGGGCGGGGCCGGGAGGCGACCCGCGGGTGCGGGTCTTCAAGGTGACCGGCGCGGCGGTGCGCCCGCTCCTGAGCTTCCTGCCCTATCCGTCGACGTTCACCGGCGGCGTCTTCGTGGCGGCAGGCCGGCTCGGCGCCGGCGGGGCTGCGATCATCGTGGGCCCCGGGCCTGAGTTCGGCCCGCACATTCGGGTCTTCAGCCCGGGGCTCCGGGAGCTGGCGAGCTTCTTCGCCTACGATCCGGCCTTCCGGGGCGAGGTTCATGTCGGGGCCGTGCCCTAGGGCTGTCGTCCGCGCGGCCGGGCTGCTCGGTGTCCTCGCGCTCGTCCAGGCGTGCGGGGGCAGCAGCAGTCAGAGTACCGGCCCCAGTGCGCCCTCGGAGATCGTGCTGACGCTGACCCGGGACGGCACCGCGGAAATCCCGGTGCCCTGCGTGGGGAGTACCCTGACGGCCACTCGCTCCGGGCAGCCGCCCCAGACCTTTCCGCTGCCACGCTCGGGCCAACTCACCGTCGTGATCTCGCCAGGGCCCCTCACCCTGACCGCGAGGCTCCCATGTGGCGGGCGCGTGTTCAGCGGTAGCACGAGCGTCGTGATCCAGGCCGGTCAAGTGGTGAACGCGACGATCCGCGTCAGCGTGGCCTTCACGCTGAGCGTGACCCGAACGGGCAGCGGCACCGTGGAGAGTTCGCCCGGCGGGATCAGCTGCGATCCGGCGTGTACCGCCTCCTTCCGCGTCGGGACGTCGGTCAGGCTGACGGCACGCCCGGCGCTAGGGTTCGCCTTCCAGGGGTGGGGCGGGCCCTGTAGCGGGCAGGGAGATTGCACGGTGACAGTGAACGGCGACGTCGCGGTCAGCGCGACGTTCACGCCCTCGGCCTTCACGCTACAGGTGCGCCCGGCCGGGACGGGCCGGGGGACGGTCACGAGCGTGCCGCCCGGGATCAACTGCGAGCCGACCTGCGCGGCGTCGTATGCGCCCGACACCGTGGTCACCTTGTTCCCCACCGCGGCCGCCAGATCCGCCTTTGCCGGCTGGAGCGGCGGTCCCTGCAGCGGCCGGGGGCCCTGCGTCGTGCGGATGACCGGCAATCTCGCGGTCACCGCCACCTTCAACCGGGCCTTTACGCTCACGGTGAACAAGGCGGGCCCCGGGAGCGGGACGGTGACCAGCTCGCCGCCAGGCATCAACTGCGGCCCGGCCTGCATCTCCTTCTCGGCGGAGTTCGAGGAGAACAGCCTCGTGACGCTGACGGCGACAGGAGCCAACTTCGGGGGCTGGAGCGGAGCCTGCAGCGGGACCGGCGCCTGCTCGGTGACGATGACCGGGGACCTCGCGGTCACCGCCACCTTCAACTGACCCCGATCCCTCGCCGTCGCGGCCGGGCCCGCGTCCGCCGTGCTAGAATCAGCGCATGCCACGCGCACGGGTCGCGGTCCTCCGGACGCGCCCGGAGACCGTCGTCCAGGACTACGGCCGCCTTCTCCGGCTGGCCGAGTACGACCGCGTCCTCCCCCGGGAGGGCGAAGTCCTCCTCAAGCTGAACCTCTCGTGGACGAAGTACTTCCCGGCCTGCTCGACCCAGCCCTGGCAGCTCGAAGGGGTGGTCCGGACCCTGCTCGAGGACGGCTACCACCGCGAACGCCTCCATCCGATCGAGAACAAGACGGTCGTCACCAATCCCCGGAAGGGCGCGGTCGCGAACCGCTGGCTGCCGATCCTCGAGCGCTACGGGCTCCCGTTCATCCCGCTCCCCGAGGTGGAGTGGACGACCTACCGCTTCCAGAGCCCGCTCCTCAAGCTCAACGACATCTTCCCGGAGGGGATCGAGATCCCCAAGATGTACGTCGGGGCGAGCGTGCTCCACATGCCGACCGTGAAAGTCCACGGACACTCGACGACGACGGGAGCGGTAAAGAATAGCTTCGGGGGCCTCCTGAAAGAGGTCCGCCACTACGCGCATGAGTTCATCCACGAGGTCCTCGTCGATCTGCTCTACATGCAGCGCGAGCTCCACCCGGGCGTCTTTGCCGTGATGGATGGGACCGTGGTCGGCGATGGCGCCGGCCCGCGGACGATGGTGCCGAGGGAGGGCAACCTGATCCTGGCCTCGGCCGACTCGGTGGCGATCGACGCCATCGCCGCGCGCCTCATGGGATTCGACCCGCTCGCGATCCCGTACCTCCGGATGGCTCACGAGCGCGGCCTCGGCGTGGCCGACCCCCGGGAGATCGAGCTCCTCGGTGACGACGTCGCCGACGTGAACTTCCGCTGCCAGACGTCGCGGAGCCTGGTGATCTGGGGCGACCAGCTCATCCGGCGGGGCCCCCTGCGCCCGCTCAAGCACCTCCTGCTCCACTCCCCCCTCGTCGTCTGGGCCCCGTTCGCCTCGAACGTCTACCACGACCTCCTCTGGTACCCCACCATCGGCCGGGGGCGCATCCGCGCCTTTGCCCGGACCGGCTGGGGCCGTCTCTTCGCCCGCTACTGAGCCCGCGGCCGCCAGTTGAGCGGCCGGCCGAGGTTTCGATAGAATCAAAGGCCATGGGCGAGCCGGTCCGCGTCCGCTTCGCGCCGAGCCCCACCGGGCACCTTCACGTGGGAGGCGCCCGGACGGCGCTCTTCAACTGGCTCTTCGCCCGCCACGCCCGCGGGGCCTTCCTCCTGCGGATCGAGGACACCGACCGCACGCGCTCCACCGACGAGTCGATCCGCCAGATCCTCGAGGCGATGACCTGGCTCGGTCTCGACTGGGATCCGGAGGGTCCGGAGGACGACGGAAGCTTTCGCGGGTACTTCCGCCAGACGGGCCGGCTCGACGTCTACCGCGCCCACGCCGAGCGCCTGCTCGGCGAGGGCCACGCCTACCGCTGCTACTGTCCCCCGGACGACCTGGACGCGCAGCGGCAGGCCGCCCGGGCCCGCGGGGAGACCTACCGCTACGACGGGCGCTGCCGGACGGCCGCCGACCGGCCCGGCGTCCCGGCCGCCCTCCGCCTCCGGATCCCCGACGAGGGCGTCACCGTCGTCCCCGACCTCATCCACGGCGAGGTGACCTTCGACCGCGCCACCCTGGACGACTGGATCCTCGTCCGCTCGGACGGCTCGCCGACCTACAATTTCTGCGTGGTCGTCGACGACGTGACGATGAAGATCACCCACGTCATCCGCGGCAACGATCACCTCTCGAATACTCCGAAGCAGATCCTGCTCTACGAGGCCCTCGGCTACCCCCGCCCCGTCTTCGCCCACATCCCGATGATCCTGGGCCCCGACCGGAGCCGCCTGTCGAAGCGCCACGGCGCGACCTCCGTCCTGGCCTTCCGCGAGGAGGGGTTCCTGCCGGAGGCGATGGTCAACTACCTGGCCCGCCTCGGGTGGGCTCACGGCGACCAGGAGATCTTCAGCCGCGAGGAGCTGATCCGGCTCTTCGACATCCGCCAGGTCGGGTCCGCCCCCGCGATCTTCGACCGGACGAAGCTCGAGTGGGTAAACAGCCAGTGGCTCCAGCGCCTGAAGGAGAGCCTGGCCCCCCGGCTGGCGCCCTTCGTGGAGCGCCTGGGTGTGCCGGCGCCGCCGGAGTCGTTGCTGGTGAGCATGGCCGTCCATCTCAGCACGCGGGCGACCACGCTGGCCGACCTCGCCCGGCAGGGCGAGTTCTACGTCAAGCGGCCGAGCGCCTACGATCCGGTGGCGGCCGGCAAGCTGTTGACGCCCGCTGCCCGGCCTCGCCTCGAGCGTCTCGTCCGGCGGCTCACGACGCTGGCGACCTGGGACGAGGCGAGCCTGGACGGCGCTTGCCGCCAGCTCGCCTCCGAGCTGGGAGTCAAGCTCGTGGATCTCGCCCAGCCGGCCCGTCTCGCCCTGACCGGGCGCACGGCGAGCCCTCCGCTGTTCTCCATCATGGACGCCCTCGGCCGCGACGAGACGCTGGCGCGCCTCCGGGCCGCGCTCACCCGCATCCCGGCGGCCACCCCGTGACGACGAAGCTCCTCATCGTCCTCCTCGGCGGCATGGCCCTGCTCCTCTACGGCATGCAGCTCACCGGCGAAGCGCTCCAGCGGGCGGCCGGTGCCCGGCTGCGGCAGATCCTGACCCATCTCACCTCGAACCGCGTGTCGGCCGCGCTCACCGGGGCCGGCGTCACCGCCCTCATCCAGTCGTCCACCGCCACCACGGTGATGCTGATCGGCTTCGTCCAGGCCGGGCTCCTCACCCTCCACCAGGCGATGGGGATCATCCTCGGCGCGGATGTCGGCACCACGTTGACCGTCCAGCTCATCGCCTTCCACATCTACGACTACGCCCCGCTCATGGTCGGCGTCGGCTTCGCCGTCCTCTTCTTCGCCCGGCGGCGGCTCTTCAAGGACCTCGGGCAGGCCCTCCTCGGGTTCGGCCTGATCTTCCTCGGCCTCAAGCTGATGATCGAGGGCATGGCGCCGCTCAAGGACAGTCCGCTCGTGGCCCAGGTCCTCCTCGCATTCGCCGAGAGCCCGATCCTCGGGATCGCGGCGGCCGCCGTCTTTGCCGCGGTCGTCGCCTCGTCGGCGGCGACCATCGGCCTGGCGATCGCGCTGGCCGCCCACGGGCTGGTGCCCCTGGCCGGCGCGGTCCCGCTCGTCCTCGGCGCCAACATCGGCACCTGCGCCACGGCGCTGGCGGCTTCCATGGGATCCACCACGGAGGCGAAGCGGGTCGCGGTCGCCCACATCGGCTTCAAGCTGCTCGGGGCGGCCGTGGTGCTGCCGTTCCTCGGACCGTTCGTGGACTTGGCGGCCGCGAGCGCGTCGGACCTGCCGCGCCAGATCGCCAACGCCCACACCTTCTTCAACGTCGGGATCTCCCTCCTGTTCCTGCCGTTTCAGCGCCTGGCCGCGCGCCTCATCGTGGCCGCCGTCCCGGACCGGCCCGAGGAGGAGGCGCGCTTCCGGACCCGGTACCTGGACGATCGGTTCGCCGACCAGCCGGGCCTGGCGATCGGCCAGGCCCAGCGGGAGGCCCTGCGGATGGCCGACATCGTGCAGGGGATGCTCCGCGACGCCGCCCCGGTGTTCCGCTCGGGCAGCCAGGAGCTCCTGGAGGACGTCGAGCGCCGCGACGACCAGGTGGACTACCTCGAGCGGGAGATCAAGCTCTATCTCACGCGCCTCGCCAAGCAGACGATGACCGAAGACCTCTCCCGGCGCGAGATCGCGCTCCTCGGCTTCATCGGCAACATGGAGAACATCGGGGACATCATCGACAAGAACCTGATGGAGCTGGCTCGCAAGAAGCTCTTCCAGGGCCGGCGCTTCTCCGAGCCCGGCGAGGCGGAGCTGATGGACTTCCACGCCCAGGTCTCCAAGAACCTCGAGCGCGCCATCGTGGCCTTCGCCTCCGGCGACCGGGCCCTGGCCCACGAGGTCCTCGAGCAGCGCGCGATCGTGCGGCAGCGCGAGCGCGACCTCCGGCAGTCGCACCTGGACCGCCTCCGGGCCGGCCTCGCCGAGTCGATGGAGACCTCGGAGATCCACCTCGACGTCCTGACCAACCTCAAGCGCATCAACTCCCACATCACCGCCGTCGTCTACCCCATCGTTGAGCAGTGAACGGTCCGGCTGGGCCGCGGCCCGGTTGACAACGTGCGACCGGGCTGGGGATAATGGGCCGAGCGTGCCGGGGGGCGGCCTCCACGGTCCGGCGCGGCCCCAAAGAGAGAGCGGAGCCTCACACCCCATGTCTCGCGATCGACTCCGGATCCTGTTCGTCGCCTCCGAGGTCGAGCCGTTCGCCAAGACCGGCGGACTGGCCGACGTCGCCGGCGCGCTGCCCAAGGCGCTCTCGGCCCTGGGGCACGACGTGCGCGTGATCATGCCCAAGTACGCGGGCGTGGAGCGCACGGCCGGGGCCCTCCGGACCGTCCTGCCGCGCCTCGAGGTGCCGCTGGGCACGCGGACGGTCGAGGGCAGCCTCCTGCAGGGACGCGCGGACAGCGCCGTTCCGGTCTACTTCCTGGGCCAGGACGCGTACTATGCCCGGCCGGCGCTCTACGGGACAT
Coding sequences within it:
- the gltX gene encoding glutamate--tRNA ligase encodes the protein MGEPVRVRFAPSPTGHLHVGGARTALFNWLFARHARGAFLLRIEDTDRTRSTDESIRQILEAMTWLGLDWDPEGPEDDGSFRGYFRQTGRLDVYRAHAERLLGEGHAYRCYCPPDDLDAQRQAARARGETYRYDGRCRTAADRPGVPAALRLRIPDEGVTVVPDLIHGEVTFDRATLDDWILVRSDGSPTYNFCVVVDDVTMKITHVIRGNDHLSNTPKQILLYEALGYPRPVFAHIPMILGPDRSRLSKRHGATSVLAFREEGFLPEAMVNYLARLGWAHGDQEIFSREELIRLFDIRQVGSAPAIFDRTKLEWVNSQWLQRLKESLAPRLAPFVERLGVPAPPESLLVSMAVHLSTRATTLADLARQGEFYVKRPSAYDPVAAGKLLTPAARPRLERLVRRLTTLATWDEASLDGACRQLASELGVKLVDLAQPARLALTGRTASPPLFSIMDALGRDETLARLRAALTRIPAATP
- a CDS encoding DUF362 domain-containing protein, with translation MPRARVAVLRTRPETVVQDYGRLLRLAEYDRVLPREGEVLLKLNLSWTKYFPACSTQPWQLEGVVRTLLEDGYHRERLHPIENKTVVTNPRKGAVANRWLPILERYGLPFIPLPEVEWTTYRFQSPLLKLNDIFPEGIEIPKMYVGASVLHMPTVKVHGHSTTTGAVKNSFGGLLKEVRHYAHEFIHEVLVDLLYMQRELHPGVFAVMDGTVVGDGAGPRTMVPREGNLILASADSVAIDAIAARLMGFDPLAIPYLRMAHERGLGVADPREIELLGDDVADVNFRCQTSRSLVIWGDQLIRRGPLRPLKHLLLHSPLVVWAPFASNVYHDLLWYPTIGRGRIRAFARTGWGRLFARY
- a CDS encoding Na/Pi cotransporter family protein, producing the protein MTTKLLIVLLGGMALLLYGMQLTGEALQRAAGARLRQILTHLTSNRVSAALTGAGVTALIQSSTATTVMLIGFVQAGLLTLHQAMGIILGADVGTTLTVQLIAFHIYDYAPLMVGVGFAVLFFARRRLFKDLGQALLGFGLIFLGLKLMIEGMAPLKDSPLVAQVLLAFAESPILGIAAAAVFAAVVASSAATIGLAIALAAHGLVPLAGAVPLVLGANIGTCATALAASMGSTTEAKRVAVAHIGFKLLGAAVVLPFLGPFVDLAAASASDLPRQIANAHTFFNVGISLLFLPFQRLAARLIVAAVPDRPEEEARFRTRYLDDRFADQPGLAIGQAQREALRMADIVQGMLRDAAPVFRSGSQELLEDVERRDDQVDYLEREIKLYLTRLAKQTMTEDLSRREIALLGFIGNMENIGDIIDKNLMELARKKLFQGRRFSEPGEAELMDFHAQVSKNLERAIVAFASGDRALAHEVLEQRAIVRQRERDLRQSHLDRLRAGLAESMETSEIHLDVLTNLKRINSHITAVVYPIVEQ